Proteins encoded within one genomic window of Epinephelus lanceolatus isolate andai-2023 chromosome 9, ASM4190304v1, whole genome shotgun sequence:
- the fgf17 gene encoding fibroblast growth factor 17 produces MYGINQRCICISFQFFVLWCHAQGENHPSPNFNQYVRTQGAVTDQLSRRQVRVYQLYSRTSGKHVQIQGKRVTATADDGSMYARLFVETDTFGSRVRIRGAESGRYLCMNRKGKLVGKPNGQSRDCIFTEIVLENNYTAFQNAKYEGWYVAFTRKGRPIKASRTRENQREAHFIKRLHTGPPPFPNMDQSKHFEFIQFPAKRRAKRNRISRTSS; encoded by the exons ATGTATGGAATAAACCAGCGCTGTATTTGCAT ATCATTTCAATTTTTCGTGCTGTGGTGCCATGCTCAG GGGGAGAATCACCCGTCTCCTAATTTTAACCAGTATGTGAGGACGCAGGGCGCAGTGACGGACCAGCTCAGCCGCAGACAGGTCAGGGTTTACCAGCTCTACAGCCGCACCAGCGGGAAACACGTCCAGATTCAGGGCAAAAGGGTCACCGCCACGGCTGACGATGGAAGCATGTACG CTCGTCTTTTTGTTGAGACAGATACTTTTGGCAGTCGAGTGAGAATAAGAGGTGCAGAAAGTGGGCGCTACCTCTGCATGAACCGGAAGGGGAAACTTGTTGGAAAG CCCAATGGCCAAAGTAGGGATTGTATCTTCACAGAGATCGTACTGGAGAACAATTACACAGCCTTCCAGAATGCCAAGTATGAGGGCTGGTATGTGGCTTTTACCAGGAAAGGGAGGCCCATCAAAGCCTCCAGGACGAGGGAGAACCAGAGGGAGGCCCATTTCATCAAGCGGCTACACACAGGCCCGCCTCCTTTCCCCAACATGGACCAAAGCAAACACTTTGAGTTCATCCAATTTCCGGCCAAACGTCGAGCAAAGCGGAACAGGATATCACGTACCTCTTCCTAA